In Actinacidiphila yeochonensis CN732, a genomic segment contains:
- a CDS encoding suppressor of fused domain protein, producing the protein MEVVVCDLGSERREAVPDLRVLVVGPGRRSDSWAYVTAGCWAAMEKDGRGLEFVMTAHVRDQRFIDLMAMIAYYHCGGHQLDLEHSMPIGEPWVPGSTCDHLLISLPYLHEPDLEHCPLPGGHARILWALPVTAAEIDFRRHEGHEALEQLFDDMEIIPTDPFRASVV; encoded by the coding sequence GTGGAGGTCGTCGTCTGCGACCTTGGGTCGGAACGGCGCGAGGCTGTGCCCGACCTGCGAGTTCTCGTTGTAGGCCCCGGTCGGCGCAGCGATAGTTGGGCCTATGTGACCGCCGGGTGCTGGGCCGCGATGGAGAAGGACGGTCGCGGGCTTGAGTTCGTCATGACCGCCCACGTCCGCGACCAGCGGTTCATCGACCTCATGGCCATGATCGCCTACTACCACTGCGGAGGGCATCAGCTCGATCTGGAGCACAGCATGCCGATCGGTGAACCGTGGGTGCCGGGCTCGACCTGCGACCACCTGCTGATCAGCCTGCCCTATCTCCACGAGCCTGACCTTGAGCACTGTCCGCTGCCCGGAGGGCACGCCCGCATCTTGTGGGCCTTGCCCGTGACGGCCGCCGAAATCGACTTCCGCAGGCACGAGGGTCATGAGGCGTTGGAGCAACTCTTCGACGATATGGAGATCATTCCCACTGATCCTTTCCGGGCCTCGGTGGTGTGA
- a CDS encoding transposase codes for MPAPRKYPDELRERAIREVRATGRPIAHVAKDLGIRKEALRGWVRQAEADRGEREDRLTSAEQDELRQLRREVAELRRANEILKAASVFFAQEIDRPRTRPSR; via the coding sequence ATGCCAGCACCCCGTAAGTACCCTGATGAGCTCCGCGAGCGCGCGATTCGCGAGGTCCGCGCCACGGGCCGGCCGATCGCACACGTTGCGAAGGACCTGGGCATCCGCAAGGAGGCCCTGCGTGGCTGGGTCCGCCAGGCCGAGGCCGACCGTGGCGAGCGCGAAGACCGGCTGACCAGTGCTGAGCAGGACGAGCTCAGGCAGCTGCGCAGGGAAGTAGCGGAGTTGAGGCGGGCGAATGAGATCCTGAAAGCCGCCTCGGTGTTTTTTGCCCAGGAGATCGACCGTCCCCGGACGAGGCCGAGCAGGTGA